A single window of Nocardia sp. NBC_01327 DNA harbors:
- a CDS encoding MFS transporter codes for MPNTAASSENQVVQNPLSVRPGLVLTALLICQLMIVLDVTVMNVALPRIKSDLHFSATGLAWVIDAYTLVFGGLLLLGGRAGDMLGRRRIFIAGIALFTLASLLGGLAPAAGWLVVARVAQGAGAAMAGPNALALLTTIFTEPKARLRALALYSGMAGAGFAIGLIVGGFLTEWFTWRSVLFINVPLGVLVLFVALRYMPVVARQPGRLDLPGAVTSTAGVAALVYGFVSAGSHGWNDAVTDVSLIIGSVMIVAFVVIELRSEAPLLQLRLFADRNRGVAYFNLFVGYMGSMSMFFFLTLYMQDVRGMGPLTTGLAFLPTAVLMFALIRLIPWLLPKFGPKPMTMIGSLFLIAGLVLPTQLSTDTAYFPLVFIVAVLMGCGTALALMPLGVIIMTSVPSSSAGVAGGALQTIQQTGAALGLAILVTVFGASEQGAVGPPDQVLVSGITAAFAAAAVMGVLNFLGTFAFRRV; via the coding sequence CAAACACTGCCGCGTCGTCAGAAAATCAGGTCGTCCAGAATCCTCTCAGTGTTCGTCCAGGTCTTGTATTGACGGCTCTCCTCATATGTCAGTTGATGATTGTTCTCGACGTCACTGTGATGAACGTGGCGCTGCCGCGAATAAAGTCTGACCTGCACTTCAGTGCGACTGGCCTGGCCTGGGTCATCGATGCGTACACCCTGGTGTTCGGCGGGCTGTTGCTACTGGGCGGCCGTGCAGGTGACATGCTCGGCCGTCGCCGGATCTTTATCGCGGGCATCGCGCTGTTCACTCTGGCCTCACTGCTCGGCGGTCTGGCGCCTGCGGCCGGCTGGCTGGTCGTCGCCCGCGTCGCGCAAGGCGCCGGTGCCGCTATGGCCGGGCCGAATGCGCTGGCGCTACTCACCACGATCTTCACCGAACCGAAAGCTCGGCTGCGAGCATTGGCGCTCTACTCGGGCATGGCCGGCGCCGGGTTTGCGATCGGCCTGATTGTTGGAGGCTTCCTCACCGAATGGTTTACCTGGCGATCGGTGCTCTTCATCAACGTTCCGCTTGGCGTGCTGGTCCTTTTCGTTGCTTTGCGCTACATGCCTGTCGTGGCGCGGCAGCCGGGGCGGCTGGACCTGCCGGGGGCGGTAACCTCAACTGCCGGGGTCGCCGCACTCGTTTACGGCTTTGTTAGTGCCGGCTCACACGGCTGGAACGATGCAGTGACCGACGTCTCGCTAATCATCGGTTCGGTGATGATCGTGGCGTTCGTCGTGATCGAGCTGCGTTCGGAGGCTCCGCTGCTGCAGCTTCGCTTGTTTGCCGATCGCAATCGCGGTGTTGCCTACTTCAACCTGTTCGTCGGATACATGGGGAGCATGTCGATGTTCTTCTTCCTGACCCTGTACATGCAGGACGTACGTGGAATGGGGCCACTGACAACAGGTCTCGCCTTTCTACCAACTGCCGTACTGATGTTCGCGCTGATCCGGCTGATCCCATGGCTACTACCCAAGTTCGGGCCGAAGCCGATGACGATGATCGGCTCGCTGTTCCTGATCGCGGGGCTGGTGCTGCCGACTCAATTGTCTACGGACACAGCCTATTTTCCGCTTGTGTTCATCGTGGCCGTACTGATGGGATGTGGTACGGCCTTGGCATTGATGCCGCTCGGCGTGATCATCATGACGAGTGTGCCGTCGAGTTCAGCAGGCGTGGCGGGCGGGGCTCTGCAGACAATTCAGCAGACCGGCGCAGCGTTGGGCCTTGCGATCTTGGTGACCGTCTTCGGTGCCTCTGAGCAGGGTGCGGTTGGTCCACCGGACCAGGTTCTGGTCAGCGGCATCACTGCGGCCTTCGCGGCGGCTGCTGTCATGGGGGTACTGAATTTCTTGGGAACGTTCGCGTTCCGGCGGGTGTAA
- a CDS encoding cytochrome P450 family protein: protein MTEDFYQNPQATYKLLNEHGSVHHVELPNGMRAWLVTGFELAKKVLTDPTISKDLYGPAGEMAQADANVALRLDPPVNDNLVYADPPRHTRLRKIAMKALSGKAIRDFTPRISEIAESLLQSIDIDGTDSIDLLSAYAYPFTITAVCELIGIDSDDRAEFQGWLQTQLSAAEVADKYIAAANFETYVYRLMGKRDGRAATDFLSELMSPADDGEQLEKRELVAMVNAFLLGGQETTAALIGNSVLAMLRRPELMDELRESPDLVAPFIEEMLRHESSGNVSPPRFTTEPIRLGDKIIDAGQVIVVSLASANRDLAQFSRPDEMDPHRLDNRHIAFGYGIHRCVGSALARMEAKTAVSCLLAHYSKISLDVDIDSLRWQSSSITHGLMSLPVRVTRRP from the coding sequence TTGACCGAGGACTTCTACCAGAACCCGCAGGCGACCTATAAACTGCTGAACGAGCATGGCTCGGTTCATCACGTCGAACTACCTAACGGAATGCGTGCATGGTTGGTCACCGGTTTCGAACTGGCCAAGAAGGTCCTTACGGATCCGACCATCAGCAAGGATCTCTATGGCCCAGCTGGTGAAATGGCCCAGGCTGACGCGAATGTCGCACTTCGGCTGGACCCACCCGTGAATGACAACTTGGTCTACGCTGATCCGCCCCGTCACACCCGGCTGCGCAAGATTGCGATGAAAGCGCTTTCGGGTAAGGCCATTCGTGATTTTACTCCACGGATTTCCGAGATCGCGGAATCACTCCTTCAATCAATCGATATTGATGGAACGGATTCCATCGATCTGCTCAGCGCCTACGCGTATCCCTTCACGATCACAGCCGTCTGTGAACTCATCGGAATCGACTCAGACGATCGTGCCGAATTCCAGGGCTGGCTGCAAACGCAGCTTTCCGCCGCAGAAGTGGCTGACAAGTATATCGCTGCGGCGAATTTCGAAACTTATGTGTATCGCCTCATGGGGAAACGCGACGGGAGGGCGGCAACGGATTTCTTGTCGGAATTGATGAGCCCCGCAGATGACGGGGAACAGCTTGAAAAGCGTGAACTCGTGGCTATGGTTAATGCATTCCTTCTTGGCGGTCAGGAGACGACGGCTGCGCTTATAGGAAACTCCGTGTTGGCTATGCTACGCCGACCCGAACTGATGGATGAGCTGAGGGAAAGTCCGGATCTTGTTGCGCCATTTATTGAGGAGATGCTCAGGCACGAAAGTTCGGGTAATGTTTCGCCACCGCGTTTCACGACCGAGCCGATCCGGCTCGGCGATAAGATCATAGACGCAGGGCAAGTTATTGTCGTTTCGCTGGCCAGCGCTAATCGTGATCTGGCGCAATTCAGCAGGCCGGATGAAATGGATCCACATCGGCTGGATAATCGGCACATTGCGTTCGGATACGGAATTCATCGCTGTGTCGGCTCGGCCCTTGCGAGAATGGAAGCCAAAACGGCAGTCTCATGTTTGTTGGCTCACTATTCGAAGATTTCTCTCGATGTTGATATTGACAGCCTTCGCTGGCAGTCAAGCTCTATCACCCACGGCCTGATGTCACTGCCTGTCCGAGTGACTCGCCGGCCTTAG
- a CDS encoding phytanoyl-CoA dioxygenase family protein — protein MQLTVDQIGSYEESGFLVLESVLSPSEVDVLLEAMVRDSGNDGPYRLMSDDSNELSTLYASHQRVGEFAELVRTPRLLCPAQTILGGDVYVYQFKINVKSAFGKEKVAWHQDYTAWKIADELPNSRLINVALLLDEATEFNGPLIFVPGSHKVGNLRENRDHSPSSAKHLDPEDIALRPQNITHLIDECGMKSVQAPVGSLVLFSPEIIHGSAPNMSPAPRRLLIATYNSCSNLPRVAEPRPSYLVGDDSTPLKPQDKEFERLDERLPVGSSK, from the coding sequence ATGCAGCTAACTGTAGATCAAATCGGTAGTTATGAGGAGAGCGGATTTCTCGTCCTGGAATCAGTGCTTAGTCCGAGCGAAGTGGATGTATTGCTCGAAGCAATGGTGCGAGATAGCGGGAATGATGGCCCATATCGACTCATGTCTGATGATTCGAACGAATTGTCGACACTCTACGCCTCGCATCAGCGCGTGGGCGAATTTGCCGAGCTCGTTCGAACCCCACGGCTTCTATGTCCTGCTCAGACAATCCTGGGTGGAGACGTCTATGTGTATCAATTTAAGATCAACGTGAAATCCGCATTTGGGAAAGAAAAAGTGGCCTGGCATCAGGACTACACTGCTTGGAAAATTGCGGACGAACTTCCGAATTCCCGTCTGATCAATGTGGCCCTGCTATTGGATGAGGCAACGGAATTCAACGGACCGCTCATTTTTGTGCCCGGATCGCATAAGGTCGGCAATTTGAGAGAAAATCGCGACCACTCGCCTTCGTCAGCGAAGCATCTTGATCCAGAAGATATCGCTCTGCGTCCGCAGAATATTACGCATCTCATAGATGAATGCGGTATGAAGAGCGTGCAGGCGCCGGTCGGTTCACTGGTTCTCTTTTCGCCGGAAATTATTCACGGATCGGCGCCAAATATGTCTCCGGCGCCGCGACGGTTACTTATCGCGACATATAATAGCTGTTCGAATCTTCCGCGAGTTGCGGAGCCGCGACCTAGTTATCTGGTTGGCGATGATTCAACACCGCTGAAACCGCAAGACAAAGAATTTGAGCGGTTGGATGAGCGTCTTCCCGTCGGGAGTAGCAAATGA
- a CDS encoding ParB/RepB/Spo0J family partition protein — translation MHGFDCGVTAGTESVGCGEDVLTEIDRLISNSPVKIATGLLRDADSPRLDGEDIDHIAALAETDTALPPIIVHRRSMRVIDGMHRLRAAEIRGSEEIEVIFFDGTESDAFAIAVRTNVSHGLPLSTADRRAAAIRLLEMYPDRSDRSIAVLAGLAAKTVASIRHASVISVADLKGRIGRDGKTRPVNSEDGRRRASELIKEKPHASLREIAKAAGISPATAGDVRARLARGENPVPDKVKQARRPAEGSTDRCQATDDLLRALQRDPSLRLTDSGRALLRLMNSERTLTREWEQSNSNVPPHCVELVARIAREFASCWTDLADSLIARNHTTVA, via the coding sequence ATGCATGGTTTCGACTGCGGTGTAACTGCGGGGACTGAAAGTGTCGGCTGCGGTGAAGACGTATTAACAGAAATCGACAGGCTTATCTCGAATTCGCCTGTGAAGATTGCAACTGGATTGCTGAGAGATGCAGATTCTCCTAGACTGGATGGGGAGGATATCGACCATATCGCCGCGTTGGCCGAAACGGACACAGCGTTACCGCCGATCATCGTTCACCGCCGGTCGATGCGTGTTATCGATGGAATGCATCGCTTACGAGCAGCCGAGATACGCGGGAGCGAAGAGATTGAAGTGATATTTTTCGACGGAACTGAATCCGACGCATTCGCGATCGCAGTTCGAACGAATGTGAGTCACGGACTACCGCTATCGACAGCAGACCGCCGGGCGGCGGCGATTCGGCTGCTCGAAATGTATCCGGACAGATCCGACCGTTCGATTGCAGTTCTTGCGGGGTTAGCGGCCAAGACGGTAGCTTCGATTCGTCACGCATCTGTTATTTCTGTTGCGGACCTGAAGGGCCGAATAGGCCGGGATGGCAAGACGAGGCCAGTGAACAGTGAGGACGGGCGTCGGCGGGCGAGTGAGCTGATCAAAGAGAAGCCACATGCATCGCTACGCGAGATCGCAAAGGCAGCAGGTATATCTCCGGCAACGGCTGGTGACGTTCGTGCGCGTTTAGCCCGCGGGGAAAATCCGGTACCTGACAAAGTTAAACAGGCGAGGCGGCCGGCAGAAGGTTCTACTGATCGATGTCAGGCGACTGATGATCTGCTTCGTGCACTGCAAAGAGACCCGTCATTGCGTCTTACTGATTCAGGCCGGGCCCTGTTGCGGTTGATGAATTCTGAACGGACGTTGACGCGCGAATGGGAACAATCAAATTCCAATGTACCGCCACACTGCGTAGAACTCGTTGCTCGAATCGCGCGAGAGTTTGCGTCGTGCTGGACTGATCTCGCTGATTCGCTGATAGCTCGTAATCACACGACCGTAGCGTAG